A section of the Castanea sativa cultivar Marrone di Chiusa Pesio chromosome 12, ASM4071231v1 genome encodes:
- the LOC142621172 gene encoding chloroplast processing peptidase-like, with protein sequence MSFMKPSALYMFLITYVSFRWMPCQSWGFLRWPGLDGFLRLLVVVLLWSMFSEIRYITSNSMHPTLREHDRVIIEKASYYIRSPAVHDIVTFKDPTQQLGDKEDIVFIKRIVAKAGDLVQVNGGCLYVNGIAQNEDFIAGCPRYESNLTYVPKGHVYVLGDNRNKSYDSHDWGPLPVKNIVGRYVMCCYRPSES encoded by the exons ATGAGTTTCATGAAGCCCTCCGCATTGTACATGTTTCTTATCACCTACGTTTCGTTCCGGTGGATGCCTTGTCAGAGTTGGGGGTTTCTCCGGTGGCCAGGGCTTGATGGGTTCTTGAGGCTTTTGGTGGTTGTACTTTTATGGTCTATGTTTTCAGAGATTCGGTACATTACCTCAAATTCCATGCATCCAACTCTTCGTGAACATGATCGGGTGATCATCGAAAAG GCCTCATATTACATTAGAAGTCCTGCTGTACATGATATTGTGACGTTCAAAGATCCAACACAG CAACTTGGTGACAAGGAGGATATTGTTTTCATAAAGAGAATTGTTGCAAAAGCAGGAGATTTAGTTCAG GTCAATGGTGGATGTCTCTATGTCAATGGAATTGCTCAAAATGAAGATTTCATAGCAGGGTGCCCAAGATATGAATCAAATTTAACT TATGTGCCTAAAGGTCATGTTTATGTCTTGGGTGACAACAGAAACAAGAGCTATGATTCCCATGATTG GGGGCCCCTTCCGGTCAAAAACATTGTTGGAAGATATGTCATGTGTTGTTACAGACCTTCAGAGAGTTGA